The Caenorhabditis elegans chromosome II genome has a segment encoding these proteins:
- the pro-2 gene encoding Nucleolar complex protein 2 homolog (Confirmed by transcript evidence) — translation MKLLKKPAGLKKRKVISKRIKIEKKPSSEDEGSSDEEVPKLDGEGSLDGSEDEDDGTVTVEKGGVKKHKLDLEKLKQSDPEFFKFLQQEDADLLNMEDDGDDDEDDDEDDEDEEEEESDDDEDDEEDDDKTKIKKIRKPKIKSDNSGRLIVDSNVYSYLQQVLVLDDETSTPTNPSDVRMAVDVFVACVARVGADIEAPKYVINEQSIFEAVVRMCFQAMPDILKRLLKAKPEGDKVLFSKTAIKKYQTYVRTYLHAMIVFLNEVQTTEVLIATIKAMTRLVDLYAHFSRMSKLLIKAVVRIWSRKTLECRLPAFVCMNLLVKNYPQHFVPLYKTAYVAFVANSKIVTNETWPLLQFMHRTFAELTILNPEQAYKYAFVYIRQTAVHLRNAMISKGRKDLIFSIYNWQMMQCMYMWVRVIAKAHSVNGAEQIGELVYPLIQVIVGIFKLCNAPTFLPLRLHCCQLLIQLQASCTNYIPILQVSCDCLEELARELKSKPKPVKGAVKLPDIECTLKCSSQFSDLPQWRKVISEHVFRTMMQSAHLLASQAAFPDVVLPINHRISAILETMKNGDHAHLFRGFQTKLKEHSRFVLDVLARKSVDINDEMQVRAVRFDLNNPDSPIKTFYRQWEKVWKMKERSAVENSKKDDKKKKKEEEAAAAKKRKPNETVEDEDDVKPEVSKAKRKRIKIGAAAKKADASVPDQFADMSMWSDED, via the exons ATGAAGCTTCTCAAAAAACCCGCGGGactcaaaaaaagaaaagttatttcaaaacGAATCAAGATTGAAAAGAAGCCAAGTTCTGAGGACGAGGGAAGTTCAGATGAGGAGGTACCAAAATTGGATGGAGAAGGAAGTTTAGATGGATctgaagatgaagatgatggaACTGTGACTGTTGAGAAAGGAGGTGTGAAGAAGCATAAGTTGGATttggaaaa actGAAACAATCCGATCCCGAGTTTTTCAAGTTCCTTCAACAGGAAGATGCCGATCTATTGAATATGGAAGATGATGGGGATGACGATGAAGATGACGATGaggatgatgaagatgaagaggaagaggaaagtgatgatgatgaggatgatGAGGAGGATGACGACAAGACAAAGATTAAGAAGATCCGAAAACCAAAGATTAAAAGTGACAATTCTGGACGTCTTATCGTGGATTCAAATGTTTACTCTTACCTTCAACAAGTTCTCGTTTTGGATGATGAG ACCTCCACACCCACCAATCCATCGGATGTTCGTATGGCTGTCGATGTTTTTGTCGCTTGTGTTGCTCGAGTTGGTGCAGACATTGAAGCTCCAAAATATGTCATTAATGAGCAATCAATCTTCGAAGCTGTTGTTCGAATGTGCTTTCAAGCAATGCCTGATATTCTAAAAAGATTATTGAAAGCGAAACCTGAAGGAGATAAAGTTTTGTTCTCGAAGACTGCAATCAAGAAATATCAGACATATGTTAGAACATATCTTCATGCAATGATTGTT tttctcaaCGAAGTTCAAACCACTGAAGTTCTCATTGCCACAATTAAAGCCATGACTCGGCTTGTCGATCTCTATGCTCATTTCTCCAGAATGTCTAAACTTTTGATTAAG gcGGTCGTCAGAATTTGGAGTCGCAAAACTCTGGAATGCAGACTTCCAGCCTTCGTTTGCATGAATCTTCTTGTCAAAAACTATCCGCAACACTTCGTGCCACTTTACAAg ACCGCCTATGTTGCATTTGTTGCAAACTCGAAAATCGTCACCAACGAAACGTGGCCACTTCTTCAATTCATGCACCGAACATTTGCCGAGCTGACAATTTTGAATCCAGAGCAAGCTTATAAGTATGCATTTGTCTATATTCGTCAAACAGCTGTTCATCTTAGAAATGCAATGATTTCAAAAGGACGAAAG gaTTTGATCTTCTCCATCTACAATTGGCAGATGATGCAGTGTATGTACATGTGGGTACGAGTTATTGCTAAAGCTCATTCTGTGAACGGCGCTGAACAAATTGGAGAACTTGTCTATCCTCTCATTCAAGTTATCGTTGGAATTTTCAAGCTTTGCAATGCTCCAACTTTCCTACCACTCCGTCTTCATTGTTGTCAACTGCTCATTCAACTTCAAGCCAGTTGCACCAATTATATTCCGATTTTGCAGGTTTCTTGCGAC TGTCTGGAAGAATTGGCTCGTGAGTTGAAGTCGAAGCCAAAACCAGTAAAAGGAGCAGTCAAACTTCCGGATATCGAGTGTACTCTGAAATGTTCATCACAATTCTCAGATCTTCCACAGTGGCGAAAAGTCATCTCAGAACATGTGTTCAGAACTATGATGCAGTCTGCACATCTTTTGGCTAGTCAAGCCGCATTTCCGGACGTCGTTTTGCCGATCAATCATAGA atttccgcAATCctagaaacaatgaaaaatggaGATCACGCTCACTTGTTCCGCGGATTCCAAACAAAACTGAAAGAGCACTCAAGATTTGTGCTTGATGTTCTTGCTCGCAAGAGTGTCGATATTAATGATGAGATGCAAGTG CGTGCCGTCCGCTTTGATCTCAACAATCCTGACTCGCCGATCAAGACATTCTATCGGCAATGGGAGAAAGTATGGAAGATGAAGGAAAGAAGTGCTGTGGAGAACTCG AAGAAAGacgacaaaaagaaaaagaaggaagaagaagctgctgctgcgaaaaaaagaaaacctaATGAAACTGTCGAGGACGAGGATGATGTCAAGCCAGAGGTTTCGAAGGCAAAGAGGAAGAGAATCAAGATTGGAGCAGCTGCCAAGAAAGCAGACGCCTCTGTTCCAGATCAATTTGCTGATATGTCAATGTGGAGTGATGAGGATTAA
- the C07E3.10 gene encoding uncharacterized protein (Confirmed by transcript evidence): protein MFVTLSYTTHTIISISLHVFGVVVGLFVWYLFPKNPTRSIVQLPSERVAVSIETPITTRSEKLNAYSPTSSNNNFTTNDGGKLIDFDDQHIPQISAIRQFG from the exons atgTTCGTCACATTATCCTACACAACGCACACAATTATCTCAATATCTCTACATGTTTTCGGAGTAGTGGTTGGACTATTCGTATGGTATTTATTCCcgaaaaat CCGACGCGCTCAATTGTCCAACTCCCGTCAGAAAGAGTAGCTGTCTCGATTGAAACTCCAATAACTACAAGAAGTGAAAAACTGAATGCCTACTCCCCGACAAGttctaataataattttacGACGAATGACGGCGGAAAATTAATCGATTTTGATGATCAGCATATTCCACAGATCTCAGCGATTCGCCAATTCGGTTAA